A stretch of the Aegilops tauschii subsp. strangulata cultivar AL8/78 chromosome 4, Aet v6.0, whole genome shotgun sequence genome encodes the following:
- the LOC109732165 gene encoding F-box/FBD/LRR-repeat protein At5g22660, which produces MEYFTSSPLFMPLVKLVGEYLGSEDWMHQLFHRTYLPAHYALPDPPVSAAACLFALPPHDDVDRVSRLPDALLHNIVSRLPVKDAARTSALSRRWRGVWRSAPLVLVDADLFPATSAVSSVLAAHPGPFRCVHLNDCYMDEFPALLTGWLQILADKGIRELVLVNRRWPLDITLPDTFLGMATLTRLYLGPWKFPDTAGLPSATCFRNLRELGLCNVIMESRDLDFVLDRSPVLETLCLEGNLFRLCLRLVSQSLRCVQIIGCFLEEIFVVDAPHLERLIQSEGCTPNGTCIKVKIGHAPKLHLLGYLELDQRHILEVGNTIIKAGTGVSLSTMVPSVGILALEVRLEVRNDAKMVPGVLRCFPNVETLHIKSGKTDQSTGKLNLKSWHESGTIECIRSRIKLLVFHDFRGGRGELAFLKFFFESALVLQEAVIVFAAAPSSMEEVQSKLDILGSMKRASETSIVLLTTRSDPQGGYIWSFKIGSDFSPADPFENY; this is translated from the exons atGGAGTACTTCACCTCGAGTCCCCTTTTCATGCCTTTGGTCAAGCTAGTGGGCGAGTACCTGGGCAGCGAGGACTGGATGCATCAGCTCTTCCACCGCACCTACTTGCCTGCCCACTACGCCCTCCCCGACCCGCCCGTCTCCGCCGCCGCTTGCCTCTTCGCCCTTCCCCCCCACGACGACGTCGACCGCGTCAGCCGCCTCCCCGACGCGCTCCTGCACAACATCGTCTCCCGCCTCCCCGTAAAGGACGCCGCCCGCACCTCCGCGCTCTCCCGCCGCTGGCGCGGGGTCTGGCGCTCCGCCCCGCTCGTCCTCGTCGACGCCGACCTCTTCCCCGCCACCTCCGCCGTGTCCAGCGTCCTCGCCGCGCACCCGGGCCCCTTCCGATGCGTCCACCTCAACGACTGCTACATGGACGAGTTCCCTGCCCTGCTCACGGGCTGGCTCCAGATCCTCGCCGACAAGGGCATCCGGGAACTCGTCCTCGTCAACCGCCGGTGGCCGCTCGACATCACTCTCCCCGACACTTTCTTAGGCATGGCCACCCTCACCCGCCTCTACCTCGGCCCCTGGAAGTTCCCCGACACGGCCGGCCTCCCAAGCGCCACCTGCTTCCGCAACCTCCGCGAGCTCGGGCTCTGCAACGTCATAATGGAGAGCAGGGACTTGGACTTCGTCCTCGACAGGAGCCCCGTGCTGGAGACGCTCTGTCTCGAAGGGAATCTCTTCAGGCTTTGCCTCCGCCTTGTCAGCCAGAGCCTCCGGTGCGTGCAGATCATAGGGTGCTTCCTTGAAGAAATCTTCGTGGTGGACGCCCCGCACCTTGAGCGGCTCATCCAGTCCGAAGGTTGTACCCCTAATGGCACCTGCATCAAGGTGAAGATTGGGCATGCCCCCAAGCTGCACTTGTTGGGATACTTGGAGCTGGACCAGAGGCACATCCTAGAGGTCGGCAACACCATCATCAAG GCTGGGACAGGGGTGAGTCTGAGCACCATGGTGCCAAGTGTGGGAATTCTGGCTTTGGAGGTGCGTTTAGAAGTCCGCAATGATGCCAAGATGGTTCCCGGTGTCCTCAGATGCTTTCCGAATGTTGAGACGCTCCACATCAAG TCTGGAAAAACCGACCAATCCACTGGCAAGCTGAACCTAAAGTCCTGGCACGAGTCTGGCACCATAGAATGCATCCGGTCGCGCATCAAGCTGCTGGTTTTCCATGATTTCCGAGGGGGCCGCGGTGAGCTCGCCTTCCTCAAATTCTTCTTTGAGAGCGCATTGGTGCTGCAGGAGGCGGTGATTGTGTTTGCCGCTGCCCCCAGTTCGATGGAAGAGGTGCAATCCAAATTGGATATTCTGGGGTCCATGAAACGGGCCAGTGAAACCTCCATAGTGCTGCTCACTACACGTTCTGATCCTCAAGGAGGTTATATTTGGAGCTTCAAAATAGGATCTGATTTTTCTCCTGCCGACCCTTTTGAAAACTACTGA